Proteins co-encoded in one Acidimicrobiales bacterium genomic window:
- a CDS encoding GspE/PulE family protein has product DFTAGRLLRESFARRHLALPIRWDGERLVVAMANPSDVFALDDMRSMTGSPVKAVLADPGQLVRALDMVWSFKAEDTMRLASDTAEEKDADTVASTVRDEADGPVVQFVNELLSRAVAERVSDVHFEPGERELRIRFRVDGVLHDVMTVPHSIRSSVVSRMKIMGELDIAERRLPQDGRVTLALAVGNVDLRLVTLPTTHGEALVVRILDSSGGLLEVGDLGFLPETLAAFRSCYQRPWGALLVTGPTGSGKTTSLYAALTELHGPERNIVTVEDPVEYNLAGIKQVQVNRKAGLTFASALRSIVRADPDVVMVGEIRDRETATIAVEAALTGHLVLSTVHTNDAASTPARLIDMGVEPFLVTSALTGVLAQRLVRRLCDRCKEPYEPEPSELEAAGWDERLADAVPQPMFHRAVGCARCSRSGYRGRFAIHEVMPFTEDLAHLVLGRALSDAVRDRAVGLGMTPLRRDGLHKAALGQTTFEELLRVVI; this is encoded by the coding sequence CGACTTCACCGCCGGCCGGCTCCTGCGCGAGTCGTTCGCACGGCGTCATCTGGCCCTGCCCATCCGCTGGGACGGCGAGCGGCTCGTGGTCGCCATGGCGAACCCGTCCGACGTCTTCGCCCTCGACGACATGCGCAGCATGACCGGTTCGCCCGTGAAGGCCGTCCTGGCGGATCCCGGGCAGCTGGTACGCGCCCTCGACATGGTGTGGAGCTTCAAGGCCGAGGACACGATGCGCCTGGCGTCCGACACGGCCGAGGAGAAGGATGCCGACACCGTGGCGTCGACCGTCCGCGACGAAGCGGACGGCCCGGTGGTGCAGTTCGTCAACGAGCTCCTGAGCCGGGCCGTGGCGGAGCGGGTCTCCGACGTCCACTTCGAGCCGGGCGAGCGCGAGCTTCGCATCCGATTCCGTGTCGACGGCGTGCTGCACGACGTCATGACGGTCCCGCACTCCATCCGCTCCAGCGTGGTGAGCCGCATGAAGATCATGGGCGAGCTCGACATCGCCGAGCGCCGCCTCCCGCAGGACGGGCGGGTGACGTTGGCCCTGGCCGTCGGGAACGTGGACCTGCGCCTGGTCACCCTCCCCACGACGCACGGCGAGGCGCTGGTCGTGCGCATCCTCGACAGCAGCGGCGGTCTCCTGGAGGTCGGCGACCTCGGATTCCTGCCCGAGACGCTGGCTGCGTTCCGCAGCTGCTACCAGCGGCCCTGGGGCGCCCTCCTCGTCACCGGGCCGACCGGGTCGGGCAAGACGACCAGCCTGTACGCGGCCCTCACCGAGCTGCACGGACCCGAGCGGAACATCGTGACCGTCGAGGACCCGGTCGAGTACAACCTGGCCGGGATCAAGCAGGTCCAGGTGAACCGCAAGGCCGGCCTCACCTTCGCCAGCGCCCTGCGCTCCATCGTCCGGGCCGATCCCGACGTCGTGATGGTGGGCGAGATCCGGGACAGGGAGACGGCCACCATCGCCGTCGAGGCTGCGCTCACCGGGCACCTGGTGCTGTCCACCGTCCACACCAACGACGCCGCCTCCACACCGGCCCGGCTGATCGACATGGGCGTCGAGCCCTTCCTCGTGACCTCGGCGCTGACGGGGGTGCTGGCCCAGCGCCTGGTGCGCCGGCTGTGCGACCGGTGCAAGGAGCCGTACGAGCCAGAGCCGAGCGAGCTGGAGGCCGCCGGGTGGGACGAACGCCTCGCCGATGCCGTCCCCCAGCCGATGTTCCATCGCGCCGTCGGATGCGCCCGCTGCTCGCGCTCGGGCTATCGCGGGCGGTTCGCCATCCACGAGGTCATGCCGTTCACGGAGGACCTGGCCCACCTGGTGCTCGGTCGCGCGTTGTCCGATGCCGTGCGTGACCGGGCCGTCGGCCTCGGCATGACGCCCCTGCGCCGCGACGGCCTGCACAAGGCCGCCCTCGGACAGACCACCTTCGAGGAGCTCCTGCGGGTCGTGATCTGA
- a CDS encoding glutamate--cysteine ligase — MQIDFNGSETTSLGVEMELELVDAETRELRSAASEILDVLGVAHGDGGHPKAKHELLESTIEIITGVCATVAEARADLAATLAELRVETDRRNIEILCSGTHPFSRWEDQQVSPDARYHQLVEEMQWMARRLQIFGIHVHVGVRTAEKAIAIANALSSYIPHFLGLSASSPFWMGRDTGLASARSKVFEGLPTAGLPYQLSGWAEFERFMTTLISAKAISSIREVWWDIRPHPNFGTVELRICDGLPTLREVASVAAMSHCLVEWMSGVYDRDGQLPVHRGWIIRDNKWRAARYGVDADIIVDDDGRLVPLRLAIADLVDQLSPLAERLGCAAELEHALVMAERPSYVRQREAAAAAGGSLVAVVDSLVQELHTDEPWVAAETGAARSS; from the coding sequence ATGCAGATCGACTTCAACGGCTCAGAGACCACCAGCCTTGGCGTCGAGATGGAGCTCGAACTGGTCGACGCAGAGACGCGGGAGCTGCGCAGCGCGGCGTCGGAGATCCTCGACGTGCTGGGCGTCGCCCACGGGGACGGCGGCCATCCCAAGGCGAAGCACGAGCTGCTCGAATCGACCATCGAGATCATCACCGGCGTGTGCGCCACGGTTGCCGAGGCACGCGCCGACCTTGCCGCCACCCTGGCCGAGCTCCGCGTGGAGACCGACCGGCGAAACATCGAGATCCTGTGTTCGGGCACGCATCCGTTCTCCCGCTGGGAGGACCAGCAGGTGAGCCCGGACGCCCGCTACCACCAGCTCGTGGAGGAGATGCAGTGGATGGCGCGGCGCCTCCAGATCTTCGGCATCCACGTCCACGTCGGCGTCCGCACGGCCGAGAAGGCCATCGCCATCGCCAACGCGCTGTCGTCCTACATCCCACACTTCCTCGGGCTGTCGGCATCGAGCCCGTTCTGGATGGGCAGGGACACCGGTCTCGCATCCGCACGCTCGAAGGTGTTCGAGGGCCTGCCCACCGCCGGCCTCCCGTACCAGCTGTCGGGGTGGGCGGAGTTCGAGCGCTTCATGACCACCCTCATCTCGGCCAAGGCGATCAGCTCGATTCGTGAGGTCTGGTGGGACATCCGTCCGCACCCGAACTTCGGCACCGTGGAGCTGCGAATCTGCGACGGCCTGCCGACGCTGCGCGAGGTGGCGTCGGTGGCCGCCATGAGCCACTGCCTGGTGGAGTGGATGAGCGGTGTGTACGACCGCGACGGGCAGCTGCCGGTGCACCGGGGTTGGATCATCCGCGACAACAAGTGGCGGGCGGCCCGCTACGGCGTGGATGCCGACATCATCGTGGACGACGACGGCCGGCTCGTGCCGCTCCGCCTCGCCATCGCCGACCTGGTGGACCAGCTGTCGCCCCTGGCCGAGCGACTGGGGTGCGCCGCCGAGTTGGAGCACGCCCTCGTCATGGCGGAGCGGCCGAGCTATGTCCGCCAGCGGGAGGCGGCGGCCGCCGCCGGCGGCTCGCTCGTCGCCGTGGTCGACAGCCTCGTCCAGGAGCTGCACACCGATGAGCCGTGGGTCGCCGCCGAGACGGGCGCCGCCCGCTCGTCGTGA